The following coding sequences are from one Gossypium raimondii isolate GPD5lz chromosome 4, ASM2569854v1, whole genome shotgun sequence window:
- the LOC105797586 gene encoding uncharacterized protein LOC105797586: MGNGIGAVLVSPNGDHYPFTSKLDFDCTNNMEEYEACIMGIRTTIECKIKVLEVYRDFALVIYQLKGEWETRDSKLIEYRRLVLEFIREFEGTSFCYLLQNENQMVDALASLTSMEEEKDDHPWYHDILRYIKSHEYPEHATENDKRTLRRLANDYVLDGRSYIKEERIRCY, translated from the exons ATGGGTAATGGAATCGGGGCAGTCCTAGTATCCCCAAACGGAGATCATTATCCCTTTACTagtaaattagattttgattgcacGAACAATATGGAAGAATACgaagcatgcatcatgggtatccgTACAACCATAGAATGCAAGATCAAAGTATTGGAGGTATATCGGGATTTTGCACTAGTGATCTATCAACTCAAAGGTGAATGGGAGACGAGAGATTCCAAGTTGATTGAGTATAGAAGGCTGGTCCTAGAGTTTATTAGAGAGTTCGAAGGCACCAGCTTCTGCTACCTCCTACAAAATGAAAATCAGATGGTTGACGCCCTGGCTAGTTTAACTTCCATG gaagaagaaaaggatgaCCACCCTTGGTACCATGATATACTGCGATATATAAAGAGCCATGAGTACCCGGAGCACGCAACTGAGAACGATAAAAGGACTCTAAGGAGACTGGCCaatgactatgtcttagatgggagatcctatataaaagaagaaaggatTAGGTGCTACTAA